The window GAAACCACAGTTAActgattgattttattgataGCTCCCTCTTTACCTGCTAAGCTCCTCCAAAGCCAAAGAAAAGAAGCTAATGGCCATCTAGGCAATGACAGAGTTTATGACTGATTGAAATGTCTTTTAAGTGAGTGGACATGTATTTGATACCACTACAGTGCAGTTTCATCTTAATGAAGACAGGCAGCACATTTATTTGCTTCAGTTGAGTGTCTGAGTGAATTACATGTGATAAGTAATCCTTATTtttgtgatgatgtgatgatgaagCTACTGTACTTAACACGGTGTCAAGGGGTTTTAGAACAAATATGAAGGCACATTCAGCCACTTTCAGCCCCAAGTTGAAAATCTGCCTGGAAGCTAGTGCTGAGTAATTTGTAATAGTTTTTGTCTCACTTCCTCACAGGTATCTGGGGATCACACGGCCCCTCACCTACCCAGCCCGGCAGAATGGTCAGCTGATGGCAAAGATGATCCTGGGAGTGTGGCTGGTGTCAGCATCCATCACCCTGCCACCTTTCTGTGGTTGGGCCAAAAACGTCCACACAGCCGGTGTGTGCCTCATTAGCCAAGACTTTGGCTACACCATCTATTCCACAGCCGTAGCCTTCTACATCCCTATGCTGGTCATGCTGGTCATGTACTACAAAATCTTCAGGGCAGCCCGCAAGAGTGGCGCCAAGCACCGCTTCACTGACGTTTCGCGTCGCGATCGCCTTGAAACAGTGGCTAATGAGGCGCTGAGAATGCAGGGGCTAAAGCCTCCTGGTGTGGCAGAGGAGTGCGCTGCCTTGTCCCGCCTGCTGAACCGTGAACGCAGAAACATCTCCATCTTCAAACGGGAGCAGAAAGCAGCCACAACACTGGGGGTGATCGTGGGGGTCTTTGCTGTGTGCTGGTTGCCGTTCTTCATCCTGTCCACTGCCAGGCCCTTTATCTGTGGAGTGGAGTGTAGCTGTGTGCCCATCTGGCTGGAGCGCACACTGCTCTGGTTAGGCTACGCTAACTCCCTAATGAACCCCTTCATCTACGCCTTCTTTAACCGAGACCTGCGCTCCACTTATCGCGACCTTCTTCGCTGCCGTTATCGCAACATCAACCGCCGACTGTCTGCTGTGGGAGTCCATGAGGCTCTCAAGGtttaaagcagaatattttaGTGACATATATTGGCTCTCAAAAAGTGGGGTATGGTGACCCTGTGCTTGTACACTCGGTGCTTAAAGGGCGATGTGTACACAGCAGGCCTGTAGATAagacacagactgacagaggGGGAGTCACTGTTGGTGGCTCTCTGGCCCCTCCGCAAAGGCGGCAAGACAGCACGAtcacttcagtgtgtgtgtgactcagtCATTCTATTTTGGGAAGGAAAATCATAGAACGTACTTGATGGGCTATTCAAGTCAACACTGCTTTTGTGCTTATGCCACAATTACGTCCTGGCTCTGGATTTCTGGTAAGATACTGAAGTGACAAAGGAAATGACACGTAAACACAATCGATCATCCCAGGCCTTTCTGGGTAAACAGAAAGCAAACTGATGTCTGTATATTAACAAAATTGATGTTTGATAAggagaaacatttgttttgtggcACAATGTCTTCTGAGCATCTTCATCTACATGTCGCAGATTCATTTCAAACAGGAGGGGAACACTTTGAGGTGTATTGTGCTCTGTGACAGGATCACGTATTATTTATATCAATTCATCCTCAGTCATGGCTCTCAATTTGGTCCTCTCACTAAGTTTAAAAGGAGCACCTTAAATGTTTcccaaatgtttaaaatgtactgATGCCAAGAGAAATGAGGGTGACTGGAGAATATTGTTAAAATGCAACATGAAGGGAACGTTTTCCATTCATGAAATCTCAGTGTTTgttgctttaaaaagaaaagtggaaGTAGTTTGTTTAGTGTCTGCATGAAACATACTTGTTCTACATGCCACTGTATACATAAATCATAACAGATTTTGAATAGTGAATGAAAGTGTTCCATGTTTCACCCAAATGCTTTATCACATACTTGAATTCAAATATGAACTATGTACCAGAAACCATGATACTGTGGAGATTTTTCACTGTTGTTATTTTGCCTTTATCAGTTTCATTCTGCAGTTGGCTGCTGACCTTCTTGGTTGATACAGTAAACTAAACCTGTTGAACATTTTCACTTCAAGAAATTACGTGGTCTTGAGACTCTATTGCTCCATTGGTTGTCGACAGTGCTTCTATTTTGAATCAGTATGTAGTCGCTTCCCTCCTGACCACTCTACCATTTCAACTCTATGGTGACTTCTGTGAACGTGTGTCAAATGTCATCAGTCAAGCAGTGTGTGCTTTTTCTACCTCGATTTTTGAGAATACTGTACATTTTCTCCAAACAGATGTAActattttttattgtgtcaATCTACAACTGCTTTGTGATTGCTCTGTTTAACCACTTTGTCATTATCGTCAGAGACGACCTGGGGAAGTGAAAAAAGCATTCCATCACtttgtaaataaagaaacactTGCTATAATGTCACTGTGGCCTACACTGGTAACCTCAGATGCTACACATGAATGCAAACATgagtggtgatggtgatggagtTCTCTGGAGTTCTTTGGATTCAGattcaaaagatttttttctctcacattctcAAACAGCATCCACACAGGTCCCCTTGCTTTCTAGCCCCACATGAGCAAATCCTCATCAAAGACCTGATCCACACAGTTTGCCGTACAAATTTCATCATCCTCGCAGACTGGATTCATAGGTGTATCATGAGGAATAAAGACACACCTTAAGGCCTGCTACAAGCCTTTGAAACATGACATTTCTTAAAGAATTGGCACCGAGGCCGTGATGCTACTCAAAGGAGCCGTGTTTGAGGATGGTGACCCAAATAAGATGACTTTATTCTCTGTCTGCTTGGAgctatatattttattcaaagTCTGGATGACAGCTGTCTGCTTTCTTTCTTGACTA of the Thunnus maccoyii chromosome 9, fThuMac1.1, whole genome shotgun sequence genome contains:
- the htr7c gene encoding 5-hydroxytryptamine receptor 7, coding for MHNSSGIEPTSNENEDISEVINGTPQLLYNVLVTITPTTMWNASCGEQLQDFGRPEKIIIGVMLAIITAVTVMGNTLVVIAVCVVKKLRQPSNYLLVSLAVADLSVAIVVMPFVIVTDLTGGKWLFGEVFCNIFIGMDVMCCTASIMTLCVISVDRYLGITRPLTYPARQNGQLMAKMILGVWLVSASITLPPFCGWAKNVHTAGVCLISQDFGYTIYSTAVAFYIPMLVMLVMYYKIFRAARKSGAKHRFTDVSRRDRLETVANEALRMQGLKPPGVAEECAALSRLLNRERRNISIFKREQKAATTLGVIVGVFAVCWLPFFILSTARPFICGVECSCVPIWLERTLLWLGYANSLMNPFIYAFFNRDLRSTYRDLLRCRYRNINRRLSAVGVHEALKV